One window from the genome of Fodinibius saliphilus encodes:
- a CDS encoding sulfotransferase family protein has translation MKPIFIMSSERSGSNLLRKMLGMHSILAAPPPPHMWRHLMKVAANYGPLNDQEQFRKLVEQAIRMTQVPGSHLEWKYQFTVQEVLDQCHTPNVSGIINTLYTLYSQREGAEGWVCKENKLFNHAFQILEVVPDAKFIYLCRDGRDVACSIKKVATHDQHVYFIAEEWKQEQQKCLQVYQELINKGSVKLVRYEDLIENPQSVLEEICTFVGISFEEAMLYFHESRSAVKEAEKSNFWENLSKPVMSDNKGKFLKQLSPKETRIFESLTADILSNLGYPITYTSNTFKVGKLRYLLYKIYNEIYKKINLRLYYKEEGRKKRAEMLSEIHNSHTSETTFADTISYKK, from the coding sequence ATGAAACCGATATTTATTATGTCTTCGGAACGCAGCGGTAGTAATTTGCTGAGAAAAATGTTGGGAATGCATTCTATTCTGGCTGCTCCGCCGCCCCCGCATATGTGGAGACATCTGATGAAGGTCGCTGCTAATTACGGTCCTCTTAACGATCAGGAGCAGTTCAGGAAGTTAGTGGAGCAAGCAATTCGTATGACCCAAGTGCCCGGTTCACATTTGGAATGGAAATACCAATTTACTGTCCAAGAAGTATTAGATCAATGTCATACCCCCAATGTTAGTGGTATTATTAACACATTATACACCCTTTACTCTCAAAGAGAAGGAGCAGAAGGGTGGGTATGTAAGGAAAACAAGCTATTTAATCACGCATTCCAAATTTTAGAAGTGGTCCCGGATGCAAAGTTTATTTATTTATGTCGTGATGGGCGAGATGTGGCTTGTTCAATAAAAAAAGTAGCAACACACGATCAGCACGTATATTTTATTGCTGAAGAGTGGAAGCAAGAGCAACAAAAGTGTTTGCAGGTGTACCAAGAACTTATCAATAAAGGGTCGGTTAAATTGGTACGGTACGAAGATCTTATAGAAAATCCCCAATCGGTGTTAGAGGAGATCTGTACATTTGTAGGAATCTCTTTTGAGGAAGCAATGCTTTATTTTCATGAGAGCAGGAGTGCTGTTAAAGAGGCTGAAAAATCAAACTTTTGGGAGAACCTATCGAAACCGGTGATGTCAGATAACAAGGGTAAATTTTTGAAACAATTGTCCCCAAAAGAGACAAGGATTTTTGAGTCATTAACAGCTGATATTTTATCAAATCTGGGATATCCAATAACATATACGTCCAATACTTTCAAAGTAGGGAAACTCCGATATTTGCTGTACAAAATTTATAATGAAATCTATAAAAAGATCAATCTGAGATTGTATTACAAAGAAGAGGGGAGAAAAAAACGGGCTGAAATGTTATCTGAAATTCATAACTCTCATACATCTGAGACTACTTTTGCAGATACAATTAGTTATAAAAAATGA
- a CDS encoding glycosyltransferase yields MSESSLASTLVCHTSHIFFKQSENWIYTQLKNQVDVDSLVLTNFSKNLDMVDWIPELYSRDEELLFGIRQMDSLIKRIIGYYPSFYRQAKKREVDLIHAHFGPMGYYSVGLADRLKVPLVTTFYGYDASSLPREKPKWKKKYRRLFDKGDRFLVEGPAMKEKIEHLGCPSKKITVQHLGVDLDNYEVRTKYSQEQELKILMAGRFVEKKGFIYGLKAFLRFRKEGGKGTVTLIGDSSDTSDSESVKQEILNFITKNGLEETVHLAGMIPLEQLRKEYYKHNLFLAPSIEADNGDNEGGAPVTTIEAAATGLPIIGSKHGDIPEVVDDKETGLLAEEKDTKRLAAHLMSLYQDPSLRKQMGQAASKRMRAQFDAKKQGQKLTQIYGECLN; encoded by the coding sequence ATGAGTGAGTCCTCTCTGGCAAGTACTCTGGTATGTCATACCTCGCATATCTTTTTTAAACAAAGTGAGAATTGGATCTATACCCAGTTAAAAAATCAGGTGGATGTAGACAGTTTGGTTTTAACAAACTTCAGTAAAAATCTGGATATGGTTGATTGGATTCCTGAACTCTATTCTCGGGACGAGGAATTGCTATTTGGAATTCGGCAGATGGACAGCCTTATCAAAAGAATTATAGGGTATTATCCCAGTTTTTACCGGCAAGCTAAAAAAAGGGAGGTTGATCTTATCCATGCTCACTTTGGTCCAATGGGGTACTATAGCGTAGGTTTGGCAGATCGGCTAAAGGTTCCATTAGTGACGACCTTTTATGGGTATGATGCCTCCTCTTTACCCCGCGAAAAACCCAAATGGAAAAAGAAGTACCGCCGATTATTCGACAAGGGAGACCGTTTCTTGGTAGAAGGACCGGCAATGAAAGAAAAGATAGAACATCTTGGATGTCCTTCGAAAAAAATTACTGTTCAACATCTGGGAGTTGATTTAGATAACTATGAAGTCCGTACAAAATACTCTCAAGAACAAGAGTTGAAAATACTCATGGCTGGACGGTTTGTCGAGAAAAAAGGATTTATCTATGGATTAAAAGCGTTTCTGAGATTTCGGAAAGAAGGAGGGAAGGGCACAGTAACACTTATTGGTGATAGTAGTGATACTTCTGATTCTGAAAGCGTAAAACAGGAGATTCTGAATTTTATCACAAAAAATGGGTTGGAAGAAACCGTTCATCTGGCTGGGATGATTCCATTGGAACAGCTACGAAAAGAATATTATAAACATAATCTTTTTTTAGCACCAAGTATTGAAGCCGATAATGGTGATAACGAGGGAGGGGCTCCTGTCACGACCATTGAAGCTGCAGCAACAGGCCTTCCAATAATAGGCAGTAAGCATGGTGATATACCGGAGGTGGTAGATGATAAAGAAACGGGCTTGTTGGCTGAAGAGAAAGATACAAAGAGATTGGCAGCACATCTTATGTCTTTATATCAAGATCCAAGCTTAAGAAAGCAGATGGGGCAAGCAGCGTCAAAACGAATGAGGGCCCAATTTGATGCCAAAAAACAAGGGCAAAAGCTTACACAGATCTACGGGGAATGCCTTAACTGA
- a CDS encoding lipid II:glycine glycyltransferase FemX — MKIIKNADHSLWRKVAEACPYATFFHSPLWHTLIEKVYSDKVNRPIALITDRGTKAILPLVQTSQSTMGILRNYESSFAGCYGGIIADGELKDEEVTILYKTIQELRTGEVYLTDNPLRSHWNANTWINSFDRGEDDFTQIISLDQSFEKVLEGFSRGHRSSMNKGLDMGVSVRTSANKKDYKAYFEAYQASLERWGADASSSYSWDFFEECYRLNKQYPSNVKLWLAEVEGELASGAIVFYWNNHIDYWHGASYKKYFDYRANNVLHPEIMKDGIEKGFRFYDFNPSGGHEGVANFKSRFGSSKWPVKRGVISGKLLKAVKKVKSI; from the coding sequence ATGAAGATTATAAAGAATGCAGATCATTCTCTTTGGCGTAAAGTTGCTGAAGCGTGTCCATATGCAACCTTTTTTCATTCTCCACTTTGGCACACCCTTATTGAAAAAGTATATAGCGATAAGGTTAATCGTCCTATTGCTCTTATTACTGACCGAGGGACAAAAGCAATACTTCCGCTTGTTCAAACAAGTCAGTCAACAATGGGAATTCTCAGAAACTATGAATCTTCTTTTGCAGGATGCTACGGAGGTATTATTGCAGATGGGGAACTTAAAGATGAAGAGGTGACAATCCTATATAAGACGATTCAAGAGTTGCGAACTGGCGAGGTATATCTTACCGATAACCCCTTGCGGAGTCACTGGAATGCAAATACCTGGATTAATTCCTTTGATCGGGGCGAGGACGATTTTACTCAAATTATATCTCTTGACCAAAGTTTTGAAAAGGTATTGGAAGGGTTTTCCAGGGGCCATCGGAGTAGTATGAATAAAGGTCTTGATATGGGGGTTTCAGTACGTACTAGTGCTAACAAAAAGGATTACAAAGCTTATTTTGAGGCGTATCAAGCTTCACTTGAACGGTGGGGGGCTGATGCCAGTAGTTCCTATTCTTGGGACTTTTTTGAAGAATGTTATCGGCTGAACAAGCAATACCCGTCAAATGTGAAACTATGGTTAGCAGAAGTTGAAGGTGAATTGGCATCGGGGGCTATTGTTTTTTATTGGAATAACCATATTGATTACTGGCATGGAGCATCATACAAGAAGTATTTTGATTATCGAGCTAATAATGTGTTGCACCCAGAAATAATGAAAGATGGTATTGAAAAAGGCTTTCGTTTTTACGATTTCAATCCCAGTGGAGGACATGAAGGGGTTGCTAACTTTAAAAGTCGCTTTGGGAGTTCTAAATGGCCGGTAAAGCGTGGGGTGATCTCCGGCAAGCTTTTAAAGGCAGTAAAGAAAGTAAAGTCGATATAG
- a CDS encoding glycosyltransferase, protein MSSNPTVSFIICTYNRQEYLDDTLESLVSEKFPQTQIELLIVDNNSKDNTPAVVQKYQQLTAKDGKPIRYIKERNQGLSHARNRGIAESKAPYIVFLDDDIRATSSLIPAWVSFFESNPEAVAAGGKIHVQFDDPRPSWMSHFLLPLLGYHDLGDSLKTYPKTKYPFGGNMGFKKNIFEQVATFNIELGRKGESLNAGEEKELFRRIREQSNDIYYLPDAFLYHRVNKSRLTVDYIRKQALGLGKSMHRRLKQASTIQKAQNWFAELFKLAASFPLGFVYLISFQLDKAIMLFKFRWWIWKGYNQSS, encoded by the coding sequence ATGAGCAGTAATCCAACAGTTTCTTTTATTATCTGTACGTACAACAGGCAAGAGTACCTTGATGACACCTTGGAATCATTAGTATCTGAGAAGTTCCCTCAAACGCAGATAGAACTGCTCATTGTTGACAACAACTCAAAAGATAATACCCCAGCTGTTGTTCAGAAATACCAGCAATTAACCGCTAAAGATGGTAAACCCATACGTTATATCAAAGAAAGGAATCAGGGGCTTTCGCACGCCCGAAATCGAGGTATTGCGGAATCAAAAGCACCGTATATCGTTTTTTTGGATGATGATATTCGGGCGACCTCTTCTTTAATACCTGCGTGGGTGTCATTTTTTGAATCCAATCCGGAGGCAGTAGCAGCAGGAGGTAAGATTCATGTGCAATTTGATGATCCCCGCCCCTCGTGGATGTCTCACTTTTTACTCCCCCTGTTAGGATATCACGATTTAGGAGACAGTCTAAAAACCTATCCAAAAACGAAATATCCTTTCGGTGGAAATATGGGCTTTAAAAAAAACATATTCGAACAGGTCGCTACATTCAATATCGAACTGGGTCGGAAAGGAGAATCGCTAAATGCCGGGGAAGAAAAAGAACTATTCCGCCGCATTCGAGAACAATCTAACGACATCTATTACCTGCCTGATGCCTTTTTGTATCACCGAGTTAATAAAAGCAGACTTACCGTTGACTACATTCGGAAACAGGCGTTGGGGCTTGGTAAAAGCATGCACCGCCGACTTAAACAAGCTTCGACAATCCAAAAAGCCCAAAATTGGTTCGCCGAGTTATTTAAACTAGCTGCATCATTCCCATTGGGCTTTGTTTACCTTATAAGCTTTCAACTCGACAAAGCAATCATGCTGTTCAAATTTCGCTGGTGGATCTGGAAAGGGTACAATCAATCTTCTTGA
- a CDS encoding MOP flippase family protein, producing the protein MALKEKTLSGVSWTATARVVQQLIRFGVIVLLTRLLTPEAFGLIGMIIVITGFVELFSDAGFGAALIQKKNIEERHLSSIFWINVLIGTFLTLIVGASASLVADFYGEPALVNLTRFIALQFFIGSLNTVQQSLLQRKMNFKKLTIVQISTQVISGGIAVGMALTGFGVWSLAWQSLITVGSNSVLLWVLSPWRPKWIYDGKAVKDLLKFSSNLLGFKIINYWSRSADDLLIGRFVGSAGLGIYTRAYSTMLLPISQVTNVLQQVMFPALSKIQDDIQRVKRIYLQANRIIALISMPMMCGLFVVAEPFVISVFGSQWEEVVPVLQILCFVGIKQPMGSTSGWIFQSQNKTDVQFKWNIVVSIVTILAFVIGLKWGVIGVAAAYAIRSYIVWYPAITIVGNIIDMTFTEFITNVAGVFFYSITMAVIVYGVGLVIPSTWTLFSVLVIQVLTGIITYLGLIHFGRLKAYKEAKRLLFESIENLKDDKS; encoded by the coding sequence ATGGCTCTTAAAGAAAAAACACTATCCGGAGTTAGTTGGACTGCTACGGCACGCGTGGTGCAACAGCTTATTCGTTTTGGTGTTATAGTCCTTCTCACCAGGTTATTGACGCCCGAGGCTTTCGGTTTGATAGGGATGATTATCGTTATTACCGGATTCGTTGAGTTATTTAGTGATGCCGGTTTTGGGGCGGCCCTCATCCAGAAAAAAAATATTGAAGAGCGTCATTTGTCCTCCATTTTTTGGATAAATGTGCTGATTGGAACGTTCTTGACCCTGATTGTTGGAGCATCGGCATCGCTTGTTGCCGATTTCTATGGAGAGCCTGCACTGGTTAATCTCACCCGTTTTATAGCACTACAGTTTTTTATCGGTTCATTGAACACAGTACAGCAGTCATTGCTGCAGCGAAAGATGAACTTTAAAAAATTGACAATCGTACAAATTTCAACACAGGTGATAAGTGGCGGTATTGCAGTGGGTATGGCGTTAACGGGTTTTGGAGTTTGGAGTTTAGCTTGGCAAAGTCTTATCACAGTAGGGTCTAATTCTGTGTTGCTTTGGGTACTTAGCCCGTGGCGTCCGAAATGGATATATGACGGGAAGGCGGTTAAAGACCTTCTTAAATTCAGTTCTAACCTGTTGGGGTTCAAAATAATCAACTACTGGTCGCGTAGTGCCGATGATTTGCTTATCGGGCGTTTCGTGGGTTCAGCAGGGCTGGGAATCTATACCAGGGCCTACAGTACCATGCTGCTTCCCATTAGCCAAGTTACAAATGTACTACAACAAGTAATGTTTCCGGCTTTGTCAAAGATCCAGGATGATATCCAACGGGTTAAACGAATATATCTGCAGGCCAACAGAATTATTGCGCTCATTAGTATGCCAATGATGTGTGGGTTATTTGTAGTGGCCGAGCCTTTTGTTATTTCTGTTTTTGGTTCTCAATGGGAAGAGGTAGTACCGGTATTGCAGATACTATGCTTTGTTGGGATAAAGCAACCGATGGGTTCTACTTCCGGATGGATATTTCAGTCCCAAAATAAAACGGATGTTCAGTTTAAATGGAATATTGTAGTAAGTATTGTAACCATTTTAGCTTTTGTTATCGGCCTTAAATGGGGCGTTATAGGAGTTGCAGCTGCCTATGCTATCCGAAGTTATATTGTTTGGTACCCTGCAATTACAATAGTAGGAAATATCATTGACATGACATTTACTGAATTTATAACTAATGTTGCCGGTGTTTTTTTCTACAGTATTACTATGGCCGTTATTGTGTATGGCGTTGGATTGGTGATACCGTCGACCTGGACTCTTTTTTCAGTACTAGTAATACAGGTACTGACGGGGATTATTACATATCTAGGGTTAATTCACTTCGGCAGACTAAAAGCCTATAAAGAGGCAAAACGATTATTATTTGAAAGCATTGAGAATCTCAAAGATGATAAAAGTTAA
- a CDS encoding sulfotransferase family 2 domain-containing protein, protein MIKKTFYSFFYNLRLYFYYGARRVGMPGYQVHQIVLPGHQLIYIPIPKNACSSIKHLLYELEFDQEYNYKEHREWGYQNIHDYYHKRPQAFTGVKSLEADSRNIIFAVVRDPVKRFISCYRNRVIDLQDLKCSQKELEKRGLPVIPDINFFVDHLIDYSNINTSLEHHLRPQYLFLGNSLTYLDEIFTLSELSKLEERLQKYNSNIELRSEKSGGSSYSLQDLTRESLEKVIDYYSRDYKLLEDYFSADEVRKKYQKG, encoded by the coding sequence ATGATAAAGAAGACCTTTTATTCATTTTTTTATAACCTACGCCTGTATTTCTATTATGGCGCACGCCGGGTAGGAATGCCTGGCTATCAAGTCCATCAAATTGTTCTGCCGGGGCATCAACTGATTTATATTCCCATTCCGAAAAATGCCTGTTCCTCAATTAAGCATTTGCTGTATGAACTGGAATTTGACCAAGAGTATAATTACAAAGAGCATCGTGAATGGGGATATCAAAATATTCACGATTATTACCACAAAAGACCACAAGCCTTTACAGGGGTTAAGAGCCTGGAGGCTGATAGCAGAAACATTATCTTTGCCGTTGTCCGTGATCCTGTAAAGCGATTTATTTCCTGCTATCGGAATAGAGTTATTGACTTACAGGATCTGAAGTGTTCTCAAAAAGAATTAGAAAAGAGGGGGTTGCCTGTAATACCCGATATTAATTTTTTCGTAGATCATTTGATTGACTACAGTAATATAAATACCAGTCTCGAACATCACCTGCGACCACAATACCTGTTTTTGGGAAATTCTCTGACCTATCTCGATGAGATATTTACCTTGTCTGAGTTATCAAAGCTTGAAGAGCGTTTGCAGAAATATAATTCAAACATTGAATTAAGATCAGAGAAATCGGGTGGTTCTTCCTATTCACTCCAGGATTTAACAAGAGAATCCCTGGAAAAAGTTATAGATTACTACAGTCGCGATTACAAGCTGTTAGAAGATTACTTTAGTGCTGATGAAGTAAGGAAAAAATACCAAAAAGGTTAA
- a CDS encoding glycosyltransferase, with the protein MADSLPLVSAIITTHNRADLLPRAIDSVLVQTYENMEIIVVNDGSVDHTADVIEEYKGQCNIRHIQFDDSVGACRARNKGIEEASGEFVAGLDDDDEWHQDRIQCLMNAYSDKYAFVTSDTRMIHSKGEAVWHKAKIIDLETLQFTNQVGNQVLARRDRILEVGGFDPELEAAQDYDLWLRLCRVYGPIKNVQKPLQNIHMDHQEDRITSHSSSKGYYQFYKKHKKYLTKAQRKYQLYNIRRSQGKSLSISEFISWVPAFRYWAEFKKIFTGKWLGWE; encoded by the coding sequence ATGGCTGATTCTTTACCGTTGGTTTCTGCTATTATTACTACCCACAATAGGGCTGATCTGTTGCCGCGAGCTATAGACTCGGTGTTGGTGCAGACCTATGAAAATATGGAAATTATTGTAGTTAATGATGGGTCTGTAGATCATACTGCAGATGTTATTGAAGAGTATAAAGGTCAATGCAATATTAGGCATATACAGTTTGATGATTCTGTTGGGGCTTGTCGTGCAAGAAATAAAGGTATAGAAGAAGCTTCCGGAGAATTTGTTGCCGGTCTGGATGATGATGACGAGTGGCATCAAGATCGAATTCAATGTTTGATGAATGCATATAGCGATAAATATGCGTTCGTTACTTCAGATACGAGGATGATCCATTCCAAGGGAGAGGCAGTCTGGCATAAAGCCAAAATTATTGATCTGGAAACATTGCAATTTACAAATCAGGTCGGAAACCAAGTATTGGCTCGCAGGGATCGTATTCTTGAAGTAGGTGGCTTTGACCCTGAACTGGAAGCAGCACAAGATTATGACCTTTGGTTGCGGCTTTGTAGAGTATATGGCCCAATTAAAAATGTACAAAAACCGTTACAGAATATTCACATGGATCACCAAGAGGATCGTATTACAAGTCATTCCTCGTCAAAAGGGTATTACCAGTTTTATAAGAAGCATAAAAAATACTTGACGAAGGCGCAGCGCAAGTACCAGTTATATAATATTCGGCGCTCTCAGGGAAAGTCACTTAGTATTTCAGAATTTATTAGTTGGGTACCTGCGTTTAGATATTGGGCAGAGTTCAAAAAGATCTTTACAGGCAAATGGTTGGGCTGGGAGTAA
- a CDS encoding YfhO family protein, with translation MSKQKGKYDLKEDFISRLSEKKQHWIALAILFLLPLILYSAIFLGGKQFLGNDVLQWRAGSESVVEHIEEHNEHPLWATNMFSGMPSYVVHNPSSPYNVDTFIKKIGGDTHPLPYFWILLGGAYCFFVVMGMRPFSSALGATLIGFTTYLPIIIEAGHYSKFITFAFIPWMFVGYYLISRSDKKWLGFFTFALAVTLLLRGNHPQVTYYFLYLLGFWWIYDSWLFYQKAEIKDWLQRTGIAFGSGILAILCSIDLYWRLLEYAQYSTRGGSTLDTSQAGGLSLEYAFSWSQGVGELLTLIIPGLYGGSSGEAYWGPKSFTSGPHYFGAIAFVLALIGLIHYRKKIKYLFFGVGSLTMLFSLGYHFPLLNEFMFNYMPYFNKFRTPEMWLIVTVFCYSVLAVFGIEALISLAKNAKTSLNDLLIPLGVAIGIGVIFTLGSSALLSFEKPGEFNQYAQQLAQQNNVSPDNQRVQQGVSNYINTKLKPKRKEIASNDATRYLILVLIAGGLIVAFVQRKISKGYLLLGLLLLTAYDMLRIDARYVNEKRMVSDTFDAERMIQQRQQPVDTFILENINSNEGYPYRVFPLMRNPFNNAIPAYFYPTIGGYTGAKLAHYQDMVDQLLMKGQSGINHPILDMLNVKYVTAKQRLPFNGYSEVYNEEGQRVYRNEDVLPKAFFVDSIKTVSTPQQAVDLMQPTTGFNPASTAIVETKNAVTASEDTTSSVAVTSYKANSIELKTSTQEKDFLVLSEVFYPAGWTATIDGEATEIYKTNFILRGLEIPAGKHTIRMTFKPASNVWGSRIAWFGHIILWISGIGLLVFNFGWIGSNNEQQEDQSSKE, from the coding sequence TTGAGTAAACAAAAAGGGAAATACGATCTTAAAGAAGATTTTATCTCACGTCTATCCGAAAAAAAACAACATTGGATAGCCTTAGCCATCCTTTTTTTGTTGCCCCTCATCTTATACTCTGCCATCTTTTTAGGGGGCAAGCAATTTTTAGGGAATGATGTATTACAATGGCGCGCCGGCTCTGAATCTGTTGTTGAACATATTGAAGAACATAATGAACATCCCCTTTGGGCTACCAATATGTTTTCAGGCATGCCTTCCTATGTTGTTCATAACCCTTCATCACCATATAACGTTGATACTTTTATTAAAAAGATAGGAGGAGATACCCATCCCCTGCCCTATTTCTGGATATTGTTGGGTGGTGCCTACTGCTTTTTTGTGGTGATGGGCATGCGTCCTTTTTCATCAGCATTGGGGGCTACTCTTATTGGATTTACGACATATCTGCCCATCATTATTGAAGCTGGCCACTATAGCAAGTTTATCACCTTTGCATTTATACCCTGGATGTTTGTGGGGTACTATCTGATCTCCAGGTCTGATAAAAAATGGCTTGGATTCTTTACCTTTGCTCTTGCTGTAACACTGCTGTTGCGAGGAAACCATCCCCAGGTAACCTATTACTTTTTATACCTGTTAGGATTCTGGTGGATCTATGACAGCTGGCTCTTCTATCAAAAAGCGGAAATTAAAGACTGGCTCCAGCGAACAGGTATTGCCTTTGGCAGCGGGATATTAGCCATTCTCTGTAGTATCGACCTCTATTGGAGATTATTAGAGTATGCCCAATACAGTACCCGCGGCGGTTCAACACTCGATACCTCTCAGGCCGGGGGACTATCCCTTGAATATGCCTTTAGTTGGTCGCAGGGCGTGGGTGAACTTCTTACTTTAATAATTCCGGGTCTGTACGGTGGTTCTTCCGGTGAAGCCTACTGGGGACCAAAATCGTTCACCAGCGGCCCCCACTATTTTGGAGCTATAGCATTTGTTTTGGCCCTTATTGGACTCATCCATTATCGGAAAAAAATAAAGTATCTGTTTTTTGGGGTAGGATCGCTTACGATGCTTTTCTCACTGGGATACCATTTTCCGTTGCTCAATGAGTTTATGTTCAACTACATGCCATATTTCAATAAATTTCGAACTCCTGAAATGTGGCTTATTGTTACGGTATTTTGCTATTCAGTACTTGCTGTATTCGGCATTGAGGCATTAATTAGCCTTGCTAAAAATGCTAAAACATCTCTCAATGATCTATTGATTCCTTTGGGAGTTGCTATCGGCATCGGTGTTATATTTACCCTCGGGAGTAGTGCATTGCTTTCTTTTGAAAAGCCAGGAGAATTCAATCAGTATGCTCAGCAGTTAGCCCAACAGAATAATGTTTCACCCGACAATCAACGGGTTCAACAGGGCGTAAGCAACTATATTAATACCAAGCTCAAACCCAAACGTAAAGAAATTGCCAGTAATGATGCTACACGATATCTGATACTGGTACTTATTGCTGGTGGACTAATCGTGGCTTTTGTTCAACGAAAAATAAGCAAAGGCTATCTGTTGCTTGGCCTGCTGCTGCTTACTGCCTATGACATGCTTCGTATTGATGCTCGTTATGTGAACGAAAAACGAATGGTATCAGATACTTTTGATGCCGAGCGGATGATCCAACAGCGGCAACAGCCTGTGGATACCTTCATTTTGGAAAACATTAATAGCAATGAAGGTTATCCTTACCGCGTATTCCCCTTAATGCGAAACCCCTTCAATAATGCTATTCCCGCTTATTTTTACCCTACTATTGGTGGATATACCGGGGCGAAACTAGCTCACTACCAAGATATGGTTGATCAGTTACTCATGAAAGGACAATCGGGAATCAACCACCCCATACTGGATATGCTTAATGTAAAGTACGTAACGGCAAAACAACGCCTTCCTTTTAACGGTTATTCCGAAGTGTATAACGAAGAGGGACAGCGTGTTTATAGAAATGAGGACGTGCTTCCTAAAGCATTCTTTGTAGACTCAATAAAAACAGTCTCAACGCCACAGCAAGCTGTTGATCTGATGCAACCCACTACTGGTTTCAATCCTGCTTCAACAGCAATTGTAGAAACAAAAAACGCTGTTACAGCATCTGAGGATACTACATCATCTGTTGCTGTAACCTCTTACAAAGCCAATAGTATTGAGCTAAAGACTTCTACACAAGAGAAAGACTTCCTGGTTTTAAGTGAAGTCTTTTATCCAGCAGGATGGACAGCAACTATCGATGGCGAAGCTACTGAGATCTATAAAACGAATTTTATTCTTCGCGGGTTGGAGATTCCTGCTGGTAAACACACCATTAGGATGACATTTAAACCGGCCTCTAACGTTTGGGGAAGTCGTATTGCTTGGTTTGGACACATTATTCTGTGGATATCGGGGATTGGACTGCTTGTCTTCAACTTCGGTTGGATAGGAAGCAATAATGAACAGCAAGAAGACCAGAGTAGTAAAGAATAA
- a CDS encoding sulfotransferase family protein, whose translation MIQKIANKLLAPIETFMVSSVGKPQYPPIFILGLPRSGTTLLYQYMAHRLKVAYFMNGTDRLPHATALNTSIRLALFGIYHSDFSNSYGNIPGPNAPHEGGDFWAQFWGYRDYIAYKDVSAKDEDIISGTIAKIEQLFKGVPFINKNVKNILRIDAISKIFPQSNFIVIDRELKDAGVSLIRSRKQNMGDIAQWWSVRPPNWRELEGLAPAEQIARQLIGLREKLNKDLGRIQTQRKYRLSYKQFCSAPESEIAKIAAKFSLEKKDTLGKESFPISVNEAQSAEEEDLIEMIAKLES comes from the coding sequence ATGATACAGAAAATTGCAAATAAACTACTGGCACCGATAGAGACCTTTATGGTCAGCTCTGTCGGGAAGCCCCAATACCCTCCCATTTTTATTTTGGGACTGCCCAGGTCTGGAACAACACTTCTATACCAATACATGGCACATCGTCTTAAAGTGGCCTATTTTATGAATGGTACCGACCGGTTGCCTCATGCTACAGCATTAAACACGAGCATACGTTTGGCTTTATTTGGTATATATCATTCTGATTTTTCAAATAGCTATGGAAATATCCCGGGCCCAAATGCCCCGCACGAGGGGGGCGATTTCTGGGCCCAATTTTGGGGATACCGAGATTACATAGCGTATAAAGATGTAAGTGCAAAAGATGAGGATATTATCAGCGGCACCATTGCCAAAATAGAACAGCTTTTTAAGGGAGTACCCTTTATCAATAAAAATGTAAAAAACATTTTGCGAATAGATGCAATATCCAAGATTTTTCCGCAATCTAACTTTATTGTAATCGATCGTGAGTTAAAGGATGCAGGAGTTTCATTGATTAGAAGCCGCAAACAAAATATGGGTGATATTGCTCAATGGTGGTCAGTAAGACCACCTAATTGGCGAGAATTGGAAGGTTTAGCACCTGCAGAACAGATTGCCCGACAGCTTATAGGGCTTCGCGAAAAACTCAATAAGGATTTAGGTCGTATTCAAACCCAGAGAAAATATCGCCTATCATACAAACAGTTCTGCTCAGCTCCAGAATCAGAAATTGCTAAAATAGCAGCCAAATTTTCTTTGGAGAAAAAAGATACCTTGGGCAAGGAATCATTTCCAATATCTGTCAATGAGGCACAATCAGCTGAAGAGGAGGATCTCATTGAAATGATCGCAAAGCTAGAGAGTTGA